Genomic window (Campylobacter sp. RM16704):
AGTTATATGAATTTACGCAAAGCCAGTGGTGGTTTTGATGAAGAAGTAATTTCACAATTAGATGTTCCTGCTTTTTTGCGTCGCCAAATGGATTGATATTTAGTAAAAATCCTTTAATATGAATTCTTCATTATTATGTGATTTTTACGAATTAAGTATGGCTTATGCTTATTTTAAACAAAATATGCATAAGCAAATTGTATATTTTGAAGTTTTCTTTAGAAAAGCTCCAGATGAAGCTTCTTTTGCTATATTTTGTGGTTTAGAGCAAATTATAGAACATATCAAAAATTTTTCTTTTACCAAAAGTGATATAGAATATTTAAAAAATACTAAAAAATTCGATAGTAATTTTTTAAATTATCTTTCAACTCTTCGTTTTAGTGGAGATATATTTAGTGTAAAAGAAGGTGAATGTGTATTTGCAAATGAACCTTTAATGTATATTAAAACACCGATTATAGAAGCCTTATTATTAGAAACTTTCATACTTTTAACACTAAATCATCAGTGTTTGGTTGCTACTAAAGCTAGCAGAATAAGTCAAGTGGCACAAAATAAAACACTTTTAGAATTTGGCTCCCGTAGAGCTCATGGAGAAAGTGCAGCTTTAAACGGAGCTAGAGCTGCTTTTATCGGTGGTTTTCATGCAAGTGCTTGTACTTTAGCTGGAAAAAAATTTAACATTCCTATTAGTGGAACTATGTCACACGCTTGGGTACAAATGTTTGATAATGAATTAAGTGCCTTTAAAACATATTGTCAAATTTATAAAGACAATGTAAGTCTTTTGGTTGATACTTATGACTATAAAAAAGGCGTTGAAGATGCTATTTTAGTTTTTAACGAGCTAAATGCTGAAAACACTATGCAAAATTATTCTATACGCATAGATTCAGGAGATTTGCTTAAAATTTCTAAATTTGTTAGAAAAAAACTGGATCTTGTGGGTCTAAAAAAGTGTAAAATCATAGCTAGTAATGCTTTAGATGAGTTTACTATTGAAAAATTATTAAAAAATAAAGCTCCAATTGATGCTTTCGGAATTGGAGAAAAACTTATTACCTCAGCAAGTTCGCCTATTTTTGGAGCTGTATATAAACTTGTAGCAATAGAAAAGAATGAAAAAATTATTCCAAAAATTAAAATTAGTGCGAGCTTAAGTAAAACAACCTTACCACACTTTAAAAAGCTTATAAGATATTACAAAAATGGCAAAGCTTGTTTTGATGCTTTATATGCATATGATGAAAATGTAAAAAACCATAAAGATTTTGTGGAAAAAAACTTACATGAACTTATTTTTAAAAATGGGGAGTTAGTCTATCATAACCCTGATTTAATTAATATACAAAATTATTACAAAAAAAGTATTTTAAGCTTAGATTATAAATTTAAAAAATTACAAAATCCAAGTATTTATAAAGTAAAAATTTCTAAAAAATTACAAAATTTGCAAAAAAATTACTTAGAAAAAAATTAATCTTTTTCTCTAAGCTTTACCTCATCTTCTACTTCAAGTAAAAATCTATCCACAAGCTCATCTTCTTTTAATTTTGCTACCACTTCACCATGTCTTATAATTAAACCTTGATTTTTACCAAAAGCAATAGCCACATCAGCACCTTTAGCCTCACCCAAGGCATTTACCACACAACCCATAACACTTATATTTAAAGGTTCTTTTATATGCTTAGTTTTTTCTTCTACTATTTTAATTGCTTTAATCAAATCACTTTGAATTCTTCCGCAAGTTGGGCATGAGATGATATTAACTCCACTTTTTTGCACTCCACTATCTTGCAAAATCGCTCTTGCCACCTTAATCTCTTCTTCAAGCTCCCCCGTCATAGAAACTCTCATCGTATCGCCTATACCATTTAAAAGCAAATTACCTAAAGCAATCGAACTTTTAACCGTACTATGAAATTTAGTTCCTGCTTCAGTAACCCCTAAATGGAACGGATAATCACAAAGCGGTCTTAGAGCTTCATAAGCTTTTATGGTATTTTGTACATCTGAAGTTTTCATAGAAATTTTAATATCAAAAAAGTCTAAATCTTCTAGTAATTTTATATTATACAAAGCACTTTCGAGCATAGCCTCTATATTATAACCATATTTATCACTAAATTGCTTTTCTATAGAGCCATGATTTACCCCTATCCTAATAGGAATTTTTCTTTGTTTACAAGCGTGTACTACTTCTTTGATATTTTCTTTTGAGCCTATATTTCCTGGGTTAATTCTCACTCCATCAATAAATTCAGCACAAAAAACTGCTAACTTATAGTTAAAATGTATATCTACTATTAAAGGCAAGGGGCTTTTTACTTTGATTTCTTTTAAAGCTCTTGCATCTGCCATATCCAAACACGCCAAACGCACTATATTTGCACCGGCAAAATAAAGCCTATTAAGTTGCTCTAAACAACCTTCAATATCTCTTGTTTTAGTAAAAAGCATTGATTGTACCGATATAGGAGCATTTCCACCAATTAAAACATTACCTACTTTTATTTGTCTTGTTTTATACCTTTTATATTCCATTTTGCTCTCACTTTTTGTTATTTTATACTTTTTTGACTTTCGTAAAATTTAAAAAGCTAACTAAAATCAACTGGATCTATATCACAAGTAATATTTTTAAAATTTAAAGCAAAATGTTCAAATTTTACAAGTTCTTGATGAGTATTAGCACGTAATAATACATAAAAACGCCATTTTTTATTTAGCATTTCAATACCACAAACACCATGTCCTACTAATTGCACTTGCTTTAACTCTTGTGCTTTATTAGCTATAAATTCACATAAATTTAAAGCTTTATTTTTATCCTCATCTTCAATAATTAATCTTAAAAGTCTTTTAAATGGAGGATAAAGATCTTTTCTAATTTCCAGCTCGTCTTTTATAAAGCCATCATAATCTTGTATATATTTTTCAAAAAAAGATCTATTCTTGGTTTGTAAAAGCACCCTACCCTCACCCTTACGACCTGCACGACCAGCTACTTGCATAGCAAGGGCTAAAGTCTCTTCTAAGGCTTTAAAATTAGGTCTAAATAAATATTCATCAAGACCTAAAATCACACTTAAATCAACATTGTGATAATCATGTCCCTTAGCAAGCATAGAAGTACCTACTAAAATATCAATTTTTTTTTGATTAAAATCTTTTAAGATCACATCAAGTTTTTTAACACTACTGATTTCATCACTGTCAAATCTTTTTATAATAGGATTAAACCCGACTAATTCTTTTTCTAAAAGTTCACAAAGTTCTGCTGTACCCATTTTTTTAGCTTCAAGCATAACTCCATTGCAAGCTGGGCAAGTTTGGTCAATTTCTTTAGTAAAATTGCAATAATGGCATTTTAATGCATTTTTATTTTTATGTAAACTCAAAGCAATAGAACAAAAAGGACATTTAATGGTATTTGCACATTCTTTGCATAAAATTTGTCTAAAATTTGCCCTTGTGGGTAAAAATACAACAGCTTGCTTTTTATTTCTTAAGCTAATTTTTAATTCTAAAAGCAATTTTGATGAAACGCTAAGCTCACTCTCATCGTATAAAAACTGCTTTTTGCTTTCAAAAAAAGTTCCTTTAAGTCTAAAATAATGGTGTTTATAAAAACTTGTAACGCTTGGAGTAG
Coding sequences:
- a CDS encoding nicotinate phosphoribosyltransferase; this translates as MNSSLLCDFYELSMAYAYFKQNMHKQIVYFEVFFRKAPDEASFAIFCGLEQIIEHIKNFSFTKSDIEYLKNTKKFDSNFLNYLSTLRFSGDIFSVKEGECVFANEPLMYIKTPIIEALLLETFILLTLNHQCLVATKASRISQVAQNKTLLEFGSRRAHGESAALNGARAAFIGGFHASACTLAGKKFNIPISGTMSHAWVQMFDNELSAFKTYCQIYKDNVSLLVDTYDYKKGVEDAILVFNELNAENTMQNYSIRIDSGDLLKISKFVRKKLDLVGLKKCKIIASNALDEFTIEKLLKNKAPIDAFGIGEKLITSASSPIFGAVYKLVAIEKNEKIIPKIKISASLSKTTLPHFKKLIRYYKNGKACFDALYAYDENVKNHKDFVEKNLHELIFKNGELVYHNPDLINIQNYYKKSILSLDYKFKKLQNPSIYKVKISKKLQNLQKNYLEKN
- the ispG gene encoding flavodoxin-dependent (E)-4-hydroxy-3-methylbut-2-enyl-diphosphate synthase; the encoded protein is MTKSESKMEYKRYKTRQIKVGNVLIGGNAPISVQSMLFTKTRDIEGCLEQLNRLYFAGANIVRLACLDMADARALKEIKVKSPLPLIVDIHFNYKLAVFCAEFIDGVRINPGNIGSKENIKEVVHACKQRKIPIRIGVNHGSIEKQFSDKYGYNIEAMLESALYNIKLLEDLDFFDIKISMKTSDVQNTIKAYEALRPLCDYPFHLGVTEAGTKFHSTVKSSIALGNLLLNGIGDTMRVSMTGELEEEIKVARAILQDSGVQKSGVNIISCPTCGRIQSDLIKAIKIVEEKTKHIKEPLNISVMGCVVNALGEAKGADVAIAFGKNQGLIIRHGEVVAKLKEDELVDRFLLEVEDEVKLREKD
- a CDS encoding primosomal protein N', with the translated sequence MNFYQLAIKGYYLDVLTYESKKEFEILDEVIVDLVNKKNLKAIILQKCQKPEFKTQTIKEKTGFKLTLYQYELAQFITYYYASKIAFVLGMFESIKEYKSEKIYIEKTPSLSKNQQEALEFIKTKQTSLLFGDTGSGKTEIYISLMKEYLEQGKQVLFLMPEISLTPQMQKRLKVYFGEHFFLWHSKITKKKKQEYLQDLANSKALLVVGARSALFLPFKNLGLIIIDEEHDNSYKASNNPKINARDLALFISKKMDIKVLLGSATPSVTSFYKHHYFRLKGTFFESKKQFLYDESELSVSSKLLLELKISLRNKKQAVVFLPTRANFRQILCKECANTIKCPFCSIALSLHKNKNALKCHYCNFTKEIDQTCPACNGVMLEAKKMGTAELCELLEKELVGFNPIIKRFDSDEISSVKKLDVILKDFNQKKIDILVGTSMLAKGHDYHNVDLSVILGLDEYLFRPNFKALEETLALAMQVAGRAGRKGEGRVLLQTKNRSFFEKYIQDYDGFIKDELEIRKDLYPPFKRLLRLIIEDEDKNKALNLCEFIANKAQELKQVQLVGHGVCGIEMLNKKWRFYVLLRANTHQELVKFEHFALNFKNITCDIDPVDFS